From Luteococcus japonicus, one genomic window encodes:
- the sufB gene encoding Fe-S cluster assembly protein SufB — MTDLQNKPVVPGTGASQDEHLDALGNYRFGWHDKDDAGQAAKRGLNEDVVRNISELKNEPQWMLDLRMKGLKLFGRKPMPTWGADLGGIDFDNIKYFVRSTEKQAQTWEDLPEDIKNTYDKLGIPEAEKARLVAGVAAQYESEVVYHKINEELERQGVVFLDTDTALKEYPELFQEYFATVIPVGDNKFSALNSAVWSGGSFIYVPKGVHVEIPLQAYFRINTENMGQFERTLIIADEGSYVHYVEGCTAPIYSSDSLHSAVVEIVVKKNARVRYTTIQNWSNNVFNLVTKRATCEEGATMEWIDGNIGSKVTMKYPAVYLMGEHAKGETLSIAFAGEGQHQDAGSKMVHCAPHTSSSIISKSVARGGGRSSYRGLVEVQENAHHSASSVKCDALLVDQISRSDTYPYVDVRTDNVSMAHEATVSKVSDDQLFYLMQRGLEEDEAMAMIVRGFVEPIARELPMEYALELNRLIELQMEGAVG, encoded by the coding sequence ATGACTGACCTGCAGAACAAGCCGGTCGTCCCCGGCACCGGCGCGAGCCAGGACGAACACCTCGATGCGCTGGGCAACTACCGCTTCGGCTGGCATGACAAGGACGACGCCGGTCAGGCCGCCAAGCGCGGCCTGAACGAGGACGTCGTGCGCAACATCTCCGAGCTCAAGAACGAGCCGCAGTGGATGCTGGACCTGCGCATGAAGGGGCTCAAGCTCTTCGGTCGCAAGCCCATGCCCACCTGGGGTGCAGACCTCGGCGGCATCGACTTCGACAACATCAAGTACTTCGTGCGCTCCACGGAGAAGCAGGCCCAGACCTGGGAGGACCTGCCGGAGGACATCAAGAACACCTACGACAAGCTGGGAATCCCGGAGGCCGAGAAGGCCCGCCTGGTGGCCGGCGTCGCGGCCCAGTACGAGTCCGAGGTGGTCTACCACAAGATCAACGAGGAGCTGGAGCGCCAGGGCGTCGTCTTCCTGGACACCGACACCGCGCTCAAGGAGTACCCCGAGCTCTTCCAGGAGTACTTCGCCACCGTCATCCCCGTCGGTGACAACAAGTTCAGCGCCCTGAACTCGGCCGTCTGGTCCGGTGGCTCCTTCATCTACGTGCCCAAGGGCGTCCACGTCGAGATCCCGTTGCAGGCCTACTTCCGCATCAACACGGAGAACATGGGCCAGTTCGAGCGGACGTTGATCATTGCCGACGAGGGCTCCTACGTGCACTACGTCGAGGGCTGCACCGCCCCGATCTACTCCTCCGACTCGCTGCACTCGGCCGTTGTGGAGATCGTGGTGAAGAAGAACGCCCGCGTCCGCTACACCACCATCCAGAACTGGTCGAACAATGTCTTCAACCTGGTGACCAAGCGCGCCACCTGTGAAGAGGGGGCCACCATGGAGTGGATCGACGGCAACATCGGTTCCAAGGTCACCATGAAGTACCCCGCCGTCTACCTGATGGGCGAGCACGCCAAGGGTGAGACGCTGTCCATCGCCTTCGCCGGCGAGGGCCAGCACCAGGACGCCGGCTCGAAGATGGTGCACTGCGCCCCCCACACCTCGAGCTCGATCATCTCCAAGTCCGTCGCCCGTGGTGGCGGCCGCAGCTCCTACCGTGGCCTGGTGGAGGTGCAGGAGAATGCCCATCACTCCGCCTCCAGCGTGAAGTGCGACGCCCTGCTGGTGGACCAGATCAGCCGCTCGGACACCTACCCCTATGTCGATGTGCGTACGGACAATGTCTCGATGGCGCACGAGGCCACGGTCTCCAAGGTCTCCGACGACCAGCTCTTCTACCTGATGCAGCGTGGTCTGGAGGAGGACGAGGCGATGGCGATGATCGTGCGCGGCTTCGTCGAGCCGATCGCCCGCGAGCTGCCGATGGAATACGCCCTGGAACTCAACCGTCTCATCGAGCTGCAGATGGAGGGTGCGGTCGGCTGA
- the sufD gene encoding Fe-S cluster assembly protein SufD, with protein sequence MSTDTTPAVAGAIETVASHLHPNPSWDLSDHPEPTGREEIWRFTPMKRIAPLLRAKLTSDNLDWQTSIPEGVTLSSISKEEARELAVEAPLDRVSALAAENAAYGVRLDIPAELEVAEPIQLTGTGVGGVVSEHTVITVGAFAKATIILHYLGEGTFAEKTDIRVGDGAQVSIVTLQDWADKAVHGGQRSVLVGRDASVKMVTASLGGDVIRLQEDVRYAGPGGELNQYGVYFVDAGQHIQHRIFVDHNAPRTKSNVDYRGALQGQGAHSVWIGDVLIRKVAEEIETYEANKNLVLTEGAKADSVPNLEIETGEIAGAGHSSTTGRFDDNQLFYLMSRGIPEAEARRLVVHGFFVDIVRRIGVEAVEERLMQAVEKELAVVTQTLEAEK encoded by the coding sequence TTGTCCACCGACACCACACCGGCTGTCGCGGGCGCAATCGAGACGGTTGCCTCGCACCTGCACCCCAATCCCTCGTGGGACCTGTCCGACCACCCCGAGCCGACCGGCCGCGAGGAGATCTGGCGCTTCACGCCGATGAAGCGCATCGCCCCGCTGCTGCGGGCGAAGCTGACCAGCGACAACCTCGACTGGCAGACCAGCATCCCCGAGGGCGTCACCCTGAGCTCCATCTCCAAGGAAGAGGCGCGCGAGCTGGCCGTCGAGGCCCCCCTCGACCGCGTCAGCGCGTTGGCCGCCGAGAATGCCGCCTACGGGGTGCGGCTGGACATCCCCGCCGAGCTCGAGGTGGCCGAGCCGATCCAGCTGACCGGCACGGGCGTCGGCGGCGTGGTCAGTGAGCACACCGTGATCACCGTCGGCGCCTTCGCCAAGGCGACCATCATCCTGCACTATCTGGGCGAGGGGACCTTCGCGGAGAAGACCGACATCCGCGTCGGCGACGGTGCCCAGGTCAGCATCGTCACCCTCCAGGACTGGGCTGACAAGGCCGTCCACGGTGGCCAGCGCTCGGTGCTGGTGGGCCGCGATGCCAGCGTCAAGATGGTCACCGCCAGCCTCGGCGGCGACGTGATCCGCCTGCAGGAGGACGTGCGCTATGCCGGCCCCGGTGGCGAACTCAACCAGTACGGCGTCTACTTCGTCGACGCGGGCCAGCACATCCAGCACCGCATCTTCGTGGACCACAACGCACCCCGGACCAAGTCCAATGTGGACTACCGCGGCGCGCTGCAGGGCCAGGGTGCCCACTCGGTGTGGATCGGCGACGTGCTGATCCGCAAGGTCGCGGAGGAGATCGAGACCTACGAGGCCAACAAGAACCTGGTGCTCACCGAGGGCGCAAAGGCCGACAGCGTGCCGAACCTGGAGATCGAGACCGGCGAGATCGCCGGCGCCGGGCACAGCTCCACCACGGGCCGCTTCGACGACAACCAGCTCTTCTACCTGATGAGCCGCGGCATCCCGGAGGCGGAGGCCCGCCGCCTGGTGGTGCACGGCTTCTTCGTCGACATCGTGCGCCGGATCGGCGTCGAGGCCGTCGAGGAGCGCCTGATGCAGGCCGTCGAGAAGGAGCTCGCCGTCGTCACCCAGACGCTCGAGGCCGAGAAGTGA
- a CDS encoding non-heme iron oxygenase ferredoxin subunit gives MSLVDACALDELGETPLAVTVGDVDLALVRSGEEVFAIFDECSHAKIKLSEGDVEDSTLECWRHGARFDLRTGEPLDLPATEPVPVYPTTIEDGRVLVDLDNPIKTTQTLEN, from the coding sequence GTGAGCCTCGTCGACGCCTGCGCGCTCGACGAGCTGGGCGAGACGCCGCTGGCGGTCACCGTCGGCGACGTGGACCTGGCCCTCGTGCGCAGCGGTGAGGAGGTCTTTGCGATCTTCGACGAGTGCAGCCACGCCAAGATCAAGTTGAGCGAGGGCGACGTGGAGGACAGCACCCTGGAGTGCTGGCGCCACGGTGCACGCTTCGACCTGCGCACCGGCGAGCCTCTGGACCTGCCGGCCACCGAGCCCGTGCCCGTCTACCCGACCACCATCGAGGACGGCCGCGTGCTCGTCGACCTCGACAACCCCATCAAGACCACCCAAACCCTGGAGAACTGA
- the sufC gene encoding Fe-S cluster assembly ATPase SufC codes for MSKLEIIDLHVDVETETGPKQILKGVNLVINDGEVHAIMGPNGSGKSTLAYSIAGHPKYTITSGKVLLDGQDLTEMTVDERARAGLFLAMQYPVEVPGVSVANFLRSAKTALDGEAPKVRTWVKDVNAALEKMQLDKEFSARSVNEGFSGGEKKRHEIAQLELLNPKVAVLDETDSGLDIDALRVVSEGITRFSEQGDRGVLLITHYTRILRYVHPTHVHVFVDGRMVAEGGKELAENLEAEGYEKYIKAAQAQA; via the coding sequence ATGTCGAAGCTGGAAATCATCGACCTGCACGTTGACGTCGAGACCGAGACCGGTCCCAAGCAGATCCTCAAGGGTGTGAACCTGGTCATCAATGACGGCGAGGTGCACGCCATCATGGGTCCGAACGGCTCCGGCAAGTCCACCCTGGCCTACTCCATCGCCGGCCACCCCAAGTACACGATCACCTCGGGCAAGGTGCTGCTGGACGGCCAGGACCTCACCGAGATGACCGTCGACGAGCGCGCCCGCGCCGGCCTCTTCCTGGCCATGCAGTACCCCGTCGAGGTCCCCGGCGTCAGCGTCGCGAACTTCCTGCGCTCCGCCAAGACGGCCCTGGACGGTGAGGCCCCCAAGGTCCGCACCTGGGTCAAGGACGTCAACGCCGCGCTGGAGAAGATGCAGCTGGACAAGGAGTTCAGCGCCCGTTCCGTGAACGAGGGCTTCTCCGGTGGCGAGAAGAAGCGCCACGAGATCGCCCAGCTGGAGCTGCTGAACCCGAAGGTGGCCGTGCTGGACGAGACCGACTCGGGCCTGGACATCGACGCCCTGCGCGTCGTCTCCGAGGGCATCACCCGCTTCAGCGAGCAGGGTGACCGTGGCGTGCTGCTGATCACCCACTACACCCGCATCCTGCGCTACGTGCACCCCACCCACGTGCACGTCTTCGTCGATGGCCGGATGGTGGCCGAGGGCGGCAAGGAGCTGGCCGAGAACCTCGAGGCCGAGGGCTACGAGAAGTACATCAAGGCCGCCCAGGCCCAGGCCTGA
- a CDS encoding cysteine desulfurase, producing MGTIPTTVETLDVDRIRADFPILQRTVGDHPLVYLDSANTSQKPRQMVDVISEHYLQHNANVARAMHLLGGEATEAFEGARARIARFLGAKSPDEVVFTKNASEALNLAANTLGASLKPGDEVVVSVMEHHSNIVPWQLVCERTGATLRWFDITDEGRLDLEAAERDGLINEKTKIVSVTWISNVLGTVNPVARIAEMAHAVGATMVVDGSQGVPQRPTSVAELGCDLLAFTGHKICGPTGIGVLWGRHEVLAELPPFLGGGEMIEVVRMTGSTFAPPPYRFEAGTPPVVQAVGLAAALDYVDGLGMDRIADHETMITGLMLERLQQIEGLRILGPTQNVERGGAVAFTLEGVHPHDIMQMLDARGVAVRGGHHCARPLHDRLGIQSSVRASGYLYTTPAEVDALAEALVHTRDFFAGKFATGGAGRIRRRARKETR from the coding sequence ATGGGAACAATTCCCACAACCGTCGAGACACTCGACGTTGACCGCATCCGCGCCGACTTCCCGATCCTGCAGCGCACCGTCGGTGACCATCCGCTGGTCTACCTGGACAGCGCCAACACCTCGCAGAAGCCGCGCCAGATGGTCGACGTCATCAGCGAGCACTACCTGCAGCACAATGCGAATGTCGCCCGCGCCATGCATCTGCTGGGCGGGGAGGCCACCGAGGCCTTCGAGGGCGCCCGCGCCCGGATCGCCCGCTTCCTCGGGGCGAAGAGCCCGGACGAGGTGGTCTTCACCAAGAACGCGTCGGAGGCCCTCAACCTGGCCGCAAACACCCTGGGCGCCTCGCTCAAGCCCGGCGACGAGGTGGTGGTCTCCGTGATGGAGCACCACTCCAACATCGTGCCGTGGCAGCTGGTCTGCGAGCGCACCGGCGCCACCCTGCGCTGGTTCGACATCACCGACGAGGGGCGTCTCGATCTTGAGGCGGCCGAGCGTGACGGGTTGATCAACGAGAAGACCAAGATCGTCTCGGTAACCTGGATCAGCAATGTGCTGGGCACCGTGAACCCCGTGGCGAGGATCGCCGAGATGGCACACGCCGTCGGCGCGACGATGGTGGTCGACGGATCCCAGGGCGTCCCGCAGCGCCCCACCTCGGTGGCCGAACTTGGCTGTGACCTGCTGGCCTTCACCGGCCACAAGATCTGCGGTCCCACCGGCATCGGCGTCCTGTGGGGACGCCACGAGGTGCTGGCCGAGCTGCCGCCCTTCCTGGGGGGTGGCGAGATGATCGAGGTGGTCCGGATGACCGGATCCACCTTCGCCCCGCCGCCCTACCGCTTCGAGGCGGGCACCCCGCCGGTCGTCCAGGCCGTCGGTCTGGCCGCGGCGCTGGACTACGTCGACGGCCTCGGGATGGACCGGATCGCGGACCACGAGACCATGATCACCGGGCTCATGCTGGAGCGGCTGCAGCAGATCGAGGGCCTGCGGATCCTCGGCCCCACGCAGAACGTGGAGCGCGGGGGAGCGGTGGCCTTCACCCTGGAGGGAGTGCATCCGCACGACATCATGCAGATGCTGGATGCCCGCGGTGTCGCCGTGCGCGGTGGTCACCACTGTGCGCGTCCGCTGCACGACCGGCTGGGGATCCAGTCGTCGGTGCGGGCCAGCGGCTACCTGTACACCACGCCTGCCGAGGTGGATGCGCTGGCGGAGGCACTTGTCCACACCCGCGACTTCTTCGCGGGGAAGTTCGCCACGGGTGGCGCCGGCCGGATCCGCCGCAGGGCAAGGAAGGAGACGCGATGA
- the sufU gene encoding Fe-S cluster assembly sulfur transfer protein SufU, producing MSVEQMYQEIILDHYREKLNSGLREPFQAEVHHVNPSCGDEITLRIDLEGNKIKDVSYHSEGCSISQASTSVMSELLIEREVADAMALHDEFLEMMQSQGKAEPDEDRLEDGIAFVGVSQFPARVKCAMLGWSAVRDAILRAQGAQDPQPTHDTTEEH from the coding sequence ATGAGCGTTGAACAGATGTACCAGGAGATCATCCTGGACCACTACCGGGAGAAGTTGAACTCCGGTCTCCGCGAGCCCTTCCAGGCCGAGGTGCACCACGTCAATCCCTCCTGCGGTGACGAGATCACCCTGCGGATCGATCTTGAGGGAAACAAGATCAAGGACGTCAGCTACCACTCCGAGGGCTGCTCCATCTCCCAGGCCTCCACGAGCGTGATGAGCGAACTGCTCATCGAACGCGAGGTGGCCGACGCCATGGCCCTGCACGACGAATTCCTGGAGATGATGCAGAGCCAGGGCAAGGCCGAACCGGACGAGGACCGCCTGGAGGACGGGATCGCCTTCGTCGGCGTCAGCCAGTTCCCCGCGCGCGTCAAGTGCGCCATGCTTGGCTGGTCGGCCGTGCGTGACGCCATCCTGCGCGCCCAGGGCGCCCAGGACCCCCAACCAACCCACGACACCACTGAGGAGCACTGA
- a CDS encoding metal-sulfur cluster assembly factor, with amino-acid sequence MPTGEAKKIALIEDVEEAMRDVVDPELMVNVVDLGLVYGVHVDEQNHATIDMTLTSPTCPLTDRIEYDTQAALEGLVESATINWVWLPPWSLEMITDDGREQLRSIGFNV; translated from the coding sequence CTGCCCACCGGCGAGGCGAAGAAGATCGCGCTGATCGAGGACGTCGAGGAGGCCATGCGCGACGTGGTCGACCCCGAGCTGATGGTCAACGTCGTCGACCTCGGCCTGGTCTACGGCGTGCACGTCGACGAGCAGAACCACGCCACCATCGACATGACGCTGACCAGCCCCACCTGCCCGTTGACCGACCGGATCGAGTACGACACGCAGGCCGCTCTCGAGGGCCTGGTTGAAAGCGCGACGATCAACTGGGTCTGGCTGCCGCCGTGGTCGCTGGAGATGATCACCGACGACGGCCGCGAGCAGCTGCGCTCCATCGGCTTCAACGTCTAG